The Pandoraea apista genomic interval CATCAGATTGGCCAGCCATCCATGCGCATAGGCGATCGCGGCTATGACCGTGTGAAGCAGCAGAATCAGCCAGGACTCGACCTGCGACGCGTCCGGCCTCAAAGCGAATGACAGACGGTTCAGCCACAGGGATTTGAGGTACCGGATTGTCAATCGACCACAGAGCGCGCTCAGAACGAATCGGCGAAAGAAGTCCGGACCTCTCGGAATCGCGTAGACCCCGGCGCGCTTCAATTCCCTGAAGTCCGGATCGTGAGCCGTGTCGCCTAATCGCGAGTGATGTGCCATCACATGAGAGCGCCGATAAGCCGACAGCGATTGCATGACCGGCCAACCGCAAAACACTCGGCCCGCCAACCGGTTCAACCCTTTGGATTTGAAGAGCGTTCCGTGCGATGCGTCGTGAAACAGACTCGCCAACGCACGCTGCCGAGCCCCGATGATCAGAATCGACAGCGGGTACAGCACCGGGTGGACCTGCAACGACAACCCACATGCCGCAAGCATCCAGGCGTAATCGAAAACG includes:
- a CDS encoding fatty acid desaturase family protein gives rise to the protein MVRRSTNFTLTADQKRSIKALCVRNNYRGVVSIVFDYAWMLAACGLSLQVHPVLYPLSILIIGARQRALASLFHDASHGTLFKSKGLNRLAGRVFCGWPVMQSLSAYRRSHVMAHHSRLGDTAHDPDFRELKRAGVYAIPRGPDFFRRFVLSALCGRLTIRYLKSLWLNRLSFALRPDASQVESWLILLLHTVIAAIAYAHGWLANLMLFWWIPLVLVYPVIGWFSELSEHYPFMDASGAWRFTSRNRYSLWIERLFIGMHGDSFHLTHHLLPGVPHWHLAAATRILRADRAFAEWDDRWGGIFTSDRNGRVSFITFVRTPPAA